The sequence CTCGCTGATCATCGGCTATGCGGGCATCCGGACCGGCATGTACATCCTCGCCGGCTTCCTGTTGCTGTGCGCCGTCGTGTTCTACCGGGTCTGTCCGTCCAGGGTGGAGTGACGGGGCGGCAGGGCGCGCACGCCGGCCGCCACCGGCTCAGAACGAAACGGTCGTCGTCAGCGTGACGAGCCGCGGCTCGCCGACCGCGACGATCAGGTTGTTGTTGCTCGACGGGTAGTAGGTCTTGTCGAGCAGGTTCTTCACGTTGAGCTGGACGCGAGTCGGGAACTTGCCGATCGTCGTTTCGTAGGCCGCGAACGCGTCGACGGTCACGTAGCCGGGCAGCGTGAAGCTGTTCGCGGTGTCGCCGGCGCGTGCGCCGACCAGGCGTGCGCCGCCGCCGAAGCGCCAGCGGCCAGGCAGGTTCGCGATGGCCGTGTCAACCACCGCGAACAGGCTGCCCGTGTGGCGCGCGACGTTGACGAGCGGCGTGTTGCTGTCGCGATCGGTCGCGTTCGTATACGCGTAGCTGCCGATTACGCTCAGGTGACGCGTGATCTGCCCGGCGACGTCGAGTTCGATCCCGCGCGAGCGCGCGGTGCCGATCGTCGACGTGAGGTCACCCACCGTGACCGCGACGTTGCGCTTGTCGATCTGGTAGACCGCGAGCGTGCCCGTGATCGCGGGCTTCGGGCTGAACTTCAGCCCGGCCTCGAGCACGCGGCCGTATTCCGGCGCGAGCGGCGCGGCGACGTTCGATGCGACGTTCGGCTTGAACGAGCGGCTCGCGTTCGCATACGCGGTCAACGCCGGCGTGAGCGCATACGCGAGCCCGAACTGCGGCAGCCAGACGTTGCCGCGCGAGCGGTCGGCGAACGCAAACGGCCGCCCCATCCCCGATTCCTGCTGCCAGGTTTCCCGGCGCAGGCCGCCCACGGCGGTCAGACGGTCGGTGAGCTTCACAGAGTCCTGCACGATCATCGAATACGCATGCACCACCGACCGCGAATCGCTTTGCTTCGCGTTTGGCGTGCCGCCCGGTGCGAGCAGGCCGTACACGGGATCATAGAGATTGAAGCCTTGCGTCGCCTTGCCGCGGATCGTATCGCCACGGAAGCTGCGCTGCCGCTCGTATTCACCGCCGACGTAGATCGCGTGGTTCATGCCGGCGAGCGTCACGTTGCCGAGCAGGCCGAGCGTGGCGATCTGGTCGGAGTCGTTGCGCCCGAGGTTCGCATCGGACGTGCGCGCCAGCGCGCCGGTCGTGCTGTTGAACGCGGTGGCGCGCGTGATGAACTGGTCGTAGCGGTCGCGGCCCCAGCCGTAGGTCGCGCGCACGCGCCATGCGTCGGAGAAGCGATGCTCGATCCGCGCACGCAGCGTTTCCTGGATGCCGCTGCTCTGCGACCACGCTTCCTCGTAGCGGCGATAGCGCAGCGCATCGTCGGGGCGGCCGTTCACGAGCACGGTGCCGCGATCGAACGGCATCGTGTAGTCGACGTACTGGTAGCTGACGTCGATCGACGTGTTCGCGTCATGCCACGAGAGCGCGGGCGCGATCAGCGCGTTGCGTTCGCGGCCGAAGCTGCGCCAGTAGCGGCTCGTGTCGTATTCGCCGGTCAACCG comes from Burkholderia pyrrocinia and encodes:
- a CDS encoding TonB-dependent siderophore receptor → MPSRRTPRRARTLRPWRTSLPTLITLCVASGSHASAAEHANAEPAASASAPAPATPAEHELPAISVNASAAADPTIGYQPRTTSIAGGDDRPLKEIPQSVAVVSSTVMQDQQAHSLDDVLGNISGVTQTNTLGGTRDAFIKRGFGSNNDGSVLVDGVRTPVLHSYLATIDRVEVLKGPASLLYGMQDPGGVINLVTRKPEDTFGGSISASRTSHGGSSALFDLTGPLGKPGQVAGGTLAFRLTGEYDTSRYWRSFGRERNALIAPALSWHDANTSIDVSYQYVDYTMPFDRGTVLVNGRPDDALRYRRYEEAWSQSSGIQETLRARIEHRFSDAWRVRATYGWGRDRYDQFITRATAFNSTTGALARTSDANLGRNDSDQIATLGLLGNVTLAGMNHAIYVGGEYERQRSFRGDTIRGKATQGFNLYDPVYGLLAPGGTPNAKQSDSRSVVHAYSMIVQDSVKLTDRLTAVGGLRRETWQQESGMGRPFAFADRSRGNVWLPQFGLAYALTPALTAYANASRSFKPNVASNVAAPLAPEYGRVLEAGLKFSPKPAITGTLAVYQIDKRNVAVTVGDLTSTIGTARSRGIELDVAGQITRHLSVIGSYAYTNATDRDSNTPLVNVARHTGSLFAVVDTAIANLPGRWRFGGGARLVGARAGDTANSFTLPGYVTVDAFAAYETTIGKFPTRVQLNVKNLLDKTYYPSSNNNLIVAVGEPRLVTLTTTVSF